A segment of the Thermodesulfobacteriota bacterium genome:
ACGCAGGATGCTGTTCAGAGCATGTTTTTATTGGCGTTGCCATGATTTTCATTGCCATCACACGGTTAGATCTTTTCTTTTCTGGCCTCTCACCAGAAAAGAAAAAAGGATTTCTCTCTGCGAACTTCGCGTCTCGAGCGAAGCGGGCGGTGAAAACCATTTTCGCATTTACCAGCATAGCTAAGCTGGGGTCATCAGCATACCTGAAGGTTTAATGGGATAATTAAAACAGAAAACAGGAAGAGAGGCGATGAAAGGAATTATTCTTGCCGGTGGATCCGGCACAAGACTATACCCCATTACAAAGGTGGTCAGCAAACAGTTGATGCCTATTTATGACAAACCGATGATCTACTATCCGCTTTCAGTGCTCATGCTTGCCGGTATACGTGATATCCTCATTATTTCTACACCCCATGATTTGCCACACTTCGAATCTTTGATGGGAGATGGAGACCAGTTGGGATTAAATCTTAACTACGCTGTCCAACCAAAGCCCGAAGGTCTTGCCCAGGCTTTTTTAATTGGTAAAAAGTATATCGGTAAGGACAATGCCTGCTTAATTCTTGGCGATAATATTTTTTATGGACATGGATTACCTGAAAAACTTGCCCGCGCGAGTAATCGTAATACCGGTGCAACGGTTTTCGGGTACTGGGTAAAAAATCCCCAGCGCTACGGCGTGGTTAATTTTGATGATAGCGGTAAAGCGATCGATATTGAAGAGAAACCCAAGAAGCCTAAATCACATTGGGCGGTAACCGGTCTTTATTTCTATGACTCACAAGTCGTCGATATAGCAAGCCAATTAAAACCATCAAATCGGGGTGAATTGGAAATTACCGATGTTAACCGAACTTACCTCAGTCGCAAACAACTGTATGTTGAAAAAATGGGTCGAGGCA
Coding sequences within it:
- the rfbA gene encoding glucose-1-phosphate thymidylyltransferase RfbA is translated as MKGIILAGGSGTRLYPITKVVSKQLMPIYDKPMIYYPLSVLMLAGIRDILIISTPHDLPHFESLMGDGDQLGLNLNYAVQPKPEGLAQAFLIGKKYIGKDNACLILGDNIFYGHGLPEKLARASNRNTGATVFGYWVKNPQRYGVVNFDDSGKAIDIEEKPKKPKSHWAVTGLYFYDSQVVDIASQLKPSNRGELEITDVNRTYLSRKQLYVEKMGRGTAWLDTGTHDSMLQASTFIEVIEKRQGLKIACIEEIAYHMGYIDGEQVLKLAQPLNKNNYGQYLIEIVNGSREQL